The following proteins are encoded in a genomic region of Comamonas resistens:
- a CDS encoding TerC family protein — translation MEMLNSADFWIGLVKIIWINIILSGDNAVVIALAARSLPPEQQKKAIMFGSGAAVVLRIVLTVVAAKLLELSFLQVVGGCLLLWIGYQLLTGDEDGEGESKGHGSMMAAIRTILIADLVMSLDNVIAVAATAQGNMVLLILGLAISIPLVIFGSTLMIKLMERFPVIVTLGAALIGWVGGETIVNDNLLHGYAVAHPWLHYAAAAAGAVLVVGLGKFMQARSAKKEVVAA, via the coding sequence ATGGAAATGCTCAATAGCGCCGATTTCTGGATCGGCCTGGTGAAGATCATCTGGATCAACATCATCCTCTCCGGCGACAACGCCGTGGTCATCGCACTGGCCGCGCGCTCCCTCCCCCCTGAACAGCAAAAGAAAGCCATCATGTTCGGCTCCGGCGCCGCCGTGGTGCTGCGTATCGTGCTGACCGTGGTCGCTGCCAAGCTGCTCGAACTCTCCTTCCTGCAGGTCGTGGGCGGCTGCCTGCTGCTGTGGATCGGCTATCAACTGCTGACCGGCGACGAAGACGGCGAAGGCGAGTCCAAGGGCCACGGCTCCATGATGGCTGCCATACGCACCATCCTGATTGCCGACCTGGTGATGAGCCTGGACAACGTGATTGCCGTGGCCGCCACCGCCCAGGGCAATATGGTGCTGCTGATCCTGGGTCTGGCCATCTCCATTCCCCTGGTGATCTTTGGCTCCACGCTGATGATCAAGCTCATGGAGCGCTTCCCCGTCATCGTCACGCTGGGCGCGGCGCTGATCGGCTGGGTGGGCGGCGAGACCATCGTCAACGACAACCTGCTGCATGGCTACGCCGTGGCACATCCCTGGCTGCACTACGCTGCCGCTGCGGCTGGTGCCGTGCTGGTGGTCGGTCTGGGCAAGTTCATGCAGGCGCGTTCCGCCAAGAAGGAAGTGGTTGCGGCCTAA
- a CDS encoding Bug family tripartite tricarboxylate transporter substrate binding protein yields MQNTKILRRTSIAAGLLMAAGLAAPAFAADNYPSKAITMVVGYPAGGSTDLIGRLVADGLAKHLGQPVVVENLGGAGGAIGAQKVAKAQPDGYTIMVGANNELAIAKLINKAVKYNIGDFTPIGLVGSQPMVLVASHKAGVKNAAEFVSLVSKNPDKFSYGSSGVGTALHLAGELIKEQGKLHMTHVPYKGVAPLTTDLVGSNIEFGMFVLSSGLPQIKAGKVVALGTTEAKRSAITPDIPALSELPQFKNVDINSWFAMMAPKGLPAPIAAKLKKALDETMASPEFRKKMEETGSVVADPKVDAGKYINAEIAKYAKIVQFAKIEN; encoded by the coding sequence ATGCAGAATACAAAAATCCTCCGCCGCACTTCCATCGCCGCCGGCTTGCTGATGGCTGCCGGCCTGGCTGCCCCTGCGTTTGCGGCCGACAACTACCCCAGCAAGGCCATCACCATGGTAGTGGGCTATCCCGCTGGCGGCAGTACCGACCTGATCGGCCGTCTGGTGGCCGATGGCCTGGCCAAGCATCTGGGCCAGCCCGTGGTGGTGGAGAACCTTGGCGGCGCCGGCGGTGCCATTGGCGCGCAGAAGGTCGCCAAGGCCCAGCCCGATGGCTACACCATCATGGTGGGTGCCAACAACGAACTGGCCATTGCCAAGCTCATCAACAAGGCCGTGAAGTACAACATCGGCGACTTCACTCCCATCGGCCTCGTGGGTTCGCAGCCCATGGTGCTGGTGGCCTCGCACAAGGCCGGCGTGAAGAACGCGGCCGAGTTTGTGAGCCTGGTCAGCAAGAACCCCGACAAGTTCAGCTACGGCAGCTCCGGTGTGGGAACGGCACTGCACCTGGCCGGCGAGCTGATCAAGGAGCAGGGCAAGCTGCACATGACCCATGTGCCTTACAAGGGAGTAGCACCTCTGACCACCGACCTGGTGGGCAGCAATATCGAATTCGGCATGTTCGTGCTGTCCTCGGGCCTGCCCCAGATCAAGGCGGGCAAGGTGGTGGCTCTGGGCACGACCGAAGCCAAGCGCTCGGCCATCACGCCCGACATTCCTGCCCTGTCCGAGCTGCCCCAGTTCAAGAACGTGGACATCAACAGCTGGTTTGCCATGATGGCGCCCAAGGGCCTGCCCGCCCCCATCGCCGCCAAGCTGAAGAAGGCGCTGGACGAGACCATGGCCTCGCCCGAGTTCCGCAAGAAGATGGAAGAGACCGGCAGTGTGGTGGCCGATCCCAAGGTGGATGCCGGCAAGTACATCAATGCCGAGATCGCCAAGTACGCGAAGATTGTGCAGTTCGCCAAGATCGAGAACTGA
- a CDS encoding PQQ-dependent sugar dehydrogenase, with product MQTSLCPLRQRSPVRLAASLVAALATSLAVLLPSGASAQTQEPRQQILATGLANAWAIAPLPDQRFVLSERAGKLWLLDAQGQKQAELTGVPPVAYGGQGGLLDVVPDSQFASNRRIYFCFSEPGTEAGSNSTALASARIAAGERQLEDVKVLFSQRPKVKSNAHFGCRIAEAKDGTLFLSLGDRYSQRQDAQTLDNHHGKLVRIAKDGSVPRDNPFISQKNALPEIYSYGHRNSQGLTMGPDGQLWMHEHGPQGGDEINQPQPGRNYGWPVITYGEEYGGGKIGEGTQKAGMEQPLHYWVPSIAPSGMVFVTSDRYGTAWKGSLLVGGLKSRSLVRLEIKDGKVTAEQRLYTGAGERIRDVRQGVDGLVYLLTDGPNGKLIRLQPRP from the coding sequence ATGCAAACATCTCTTTGCCCGCTGCGGCAGCGCTCGCCGGTGCGTTTGGCGGCATCGCTGGTGGCAGCCTTGGCGACCTCTCTGGCGGTATTGCTGCCCTCTGGCGCATCGGCCCAGACTCAGGAGCCCCGCCAGCAGATATTGGCCACGGGGCTAGCCAACGCGTGGGCGATAGCGCCTTTGCCGGATCAGCGCTTTGTGCTGAGCGAGCGTGCCGGCAAGCTCTGGCTGCTGGATGCCCAGGGCCAGAAACAGGCAGAGCTGACCGGCGTGCCGCCCGTGGCCTATGGCGGGCAGGGAGGTCTGCTCGATGTGGTGCCCGACAGCCAGTTCGCCAGCAACCGCCGCATCTATTTCTGCTTCAGCGAGCCAGGGACCGAGGCAGGCAGCAACAGCACGGCTCTGGCCAGCGCGCGCATTGCGGCGGGAGAGCGGCAGCTGGAAGACGTCAAAGTGCTGTTCAGCCAGCGTCCCAAGGTCAAAAGCAATGCCCACTTTGGTTGCCGCATTGCCGAGGCCAAGGACGGCACACTGTTCCTGAGTCTGGGTGACCGTTATTCACAGCGTCAGGATGCCCAGACACTGGACAACCATCATGGCAAGCTGGTGCGCATCGCCAAGGACGGCAGCGTGCCCAGGGACAATCCGTTCATCTCCCAAAAGAACGCCTTGCCAGAGATCTACAGCTATGGCCATCGCAACAGCCAGGGCCTGACCATGGGGCCCGATGGTCAGCTGTGGATGCACGAGCATGGCCCGCAGGGCGGTGACGAAATCAACCAGCCCCAGCCCGGCAGAAACTATGGCTGGCCCGTCATCACCTATGGCGAGGAATATGGCGGCGGCAAGATCGGCGAAGGCACGCAAAAAGCGGGCATGGAGCAACCGCTGCACTACTGGGTGCCCAGCATTGCGCCCAGCGGCATGGTGTTTGTCACCAGCGACCGCTATGGCACGGCCTGGAAGGGCAGCCTGCTGGTCGGTGGCCTCAAGTCACGCAGCCTGGTACGTCTGGAGATCAAGGATGGCAAGGTGACGGCAGAGCAGCGGCTCTACACCGGGGCAGGCGAGCGCATACGCGATGTACGCCAGGGCGTTGACGGGCTGGTCTATCTGCTGACCGATGGACCGAACGGCAAGCTGATACGCTTGCAGCCACGGCCCTGA
- the pyrF gene encoding orotidine-5'-phosphate decarboxylase, with translation MTFIDMLRDASTRNDSMLCVGLDPEPSRFPGAMKGDASKIYDFCAAIVDATHDLVNSFKPQIAYFAAHRAEDQLEKLMEHMRRVAPHVPVILDAKRGDIGSTAEQYAKEAFERYGADAVTLSPFMGFDSITPYLKYEGKGAFLLCRTSNPGGDDLQAQTLADVPGNPHMFEHVAKLAQGPWNTNGQLGLVVGATRPHEIERVRAVAPTLPLLIPGVGAQGGDAVATVKAARIGGGPIIINSSRAILYAGQGDDFAKAAREAAIATRATLQAAAQS, from the coding sequence ATGACTTTTATCGACATGCTGCGCGACGCGTCCACGCGCAATGACTCCATGCTGTGCGTGGGTCTGGACCCCGAACCCAGCCGCTTTCCTGGCGCCATGAAGGGCGATGCGTCCAAGATCTACGACTTCTGTGCAGCCATCGTCGATGCCACCCATGATCTGGTCAACAGCTTCAAGCCCCAGATTGCCTACTTTGCCGCTCACCGCGCCGAAGACCAGCTGGAAAAGCTGATGGAGCATATGCGCCGCGTGGCGCCCCATGTGCCCGTGATTCTGGACGCCAAGCGCGGCGATATCGGCTCCACCGCCGAGCAGTACGCCAAGGAAGCCTTCGAGCGCTATGGTGCTGATGCCGTGACGCTTTCGCCCTTCATGGGCTTCGACTCGATCACGCCCTATCTCAAGTACGAAGGCAAGGGCGCTTTTCTGCTGTGCCGTACCTCCAACCCCGGCGGCGACGACCTGCAGGCCCAGACCCTGGCCGATGTGCCCGGCAACCCCCATATGTTCGAGCATGTGGCCAAGCTGGCCCAGGGCCCCTGGAACACCAACGGCCAGCTGGGTCTGGTGGTGGGCGCCACGCGCCCCCATGAGATCGAGCGCGTGCGCGCCGTGGCCCCCACGCTGCCGCTGCTGATCCCCGGCGTGGGCGCCCAGGGCGGCGATGCCGTGGCGACGGTGAAGGCGGCCCGCATCGGCGGCGGCCCCATCATCATCAATTCCTCGCGCGCCATTCTGTACGCAGGGCAGGGCGATGATTTCGCCAAGGCCGCGCGCGAAGCGGCCATCGCCACGCGCGCCACGCTGCAGGCTGCGGCGCAGAGCTGA
- a CDS encoding dihydrofolate reductase family protein, whose amino-acid sequence MSKTQYYTATSLDGFLATEDDSLDWLFPLSSLNESSYPAFIAEVGALAMGSATYEWMLRNAEVVLKETGAAWPYTQPAWVFSSRKLPLIEGADVRFASGAVGPVWAQMKRAAAGKNIWIVGGGDLAGQFYDAGLLDEVIVQIGSATLGSGKPLFPRRVLGPKLALQSVRQMGASMAELRYELGKD is encoded by the coding sequence ATGAGCAAGACCCAGTACTACACCGCTACCAGCCTGGACGGCTTTCTCGCCACCGAGGATGACTCCCTGGACTGGCTCTTTCCCCTGTCCAGCCTGAACGAATCCAGCTACCCGGCTTTCATCGCAGAGGTCGGAGCCCTGGCCATGGGCTCGGCAACCTATGAATGGATGCTGCGCAATGCCGAGGTCGTTCTGAAGGAGACGGGGGCTGCCTGGCCCTATACCCAGCCGGCGTGGGTCTTTTCCAGCCGAAAACTGCCCCTGATCGAAGGTGCCGACGTGCGCTTTGCCAGCGGTGCCGTGGGGCCCGTCTGGGCGCAGATGAAGCGGGCGGCGGCAGGCAAGAATATCTGGATCGTGGGCGGTGGCGATCTGGCAGGGCAGTTTTACGATGCAGGCCTGCTGGATGAGGTGATCGTGCAGATCGGCTCGGCCACTCTGGGTAGCGGCAAGCCCCTGTTCCCACGCCGGGTGCTGGGCCCCAAGCTGGCGCTGCAGTCCGTGCGGCAGATGGGAGCCAGTATGGCCGAGCTGCGTTACGAGCTGGGCAAGGACTAG
- the uvrA gene encoding excinuclease ABC subunit UvrA → MSLKPDSPSEIHDDSLYLGRSLAQTRIAIRGARTHNLKNIDLDIPRNQLVVITGLSGSGKSSLAFDTLYAEGQRRYVESLSAYARQFLGRLDKPDVDLIEGLSPAISIEQKATSHNPRSTVGTVTEINDYLRLLYARAGTPFCPDHNLPLQAQTISQMVDSVLQLPEDTKLMILGPLAREKKGEFAELFVQLQAQGYVRFRIDGQIYDAQSLPKLEKNERHNIDVVIDRVKVREDIKQRLAESFEAALRAGGADAGGRVIALEMDAGREHLFSAKFACPLCDYSLPELEPRLFSFNSPMGACQACDGLGNSEAFDPDRVVAFPTLSLASGAVKGWDKRNNYYFSMLESVAKHYGVSTETAFEELPEKVRNVILWGSGDESMEFNYVFESGQRKGEAFVKSHPFEGIIPNIQRRFRETESTVVRDDLAKLRSIRKCPECEGTRLRREARFVRVGEGEQARAIYEVSHATLADALHWFKQLDMAGAKAEIASKIVREIASRLLFLNDVGLSYLSLDRSADTLSGGEAQRIRLASQIGSGLTGVMYVLDEPSIGLHQRDNDKLIATLEHLRDIGNSVIVVEHDEDMMRAADQIIDMGPGAGVHGGRIMAQGSYEDIKASPDSPTGRYLSGAQSIPVPKRRTPWLPKLAAPLSGDAASPKGDNAFAGAAHATGRPLPGVSETGPLQALRVEGASGHNLKKVTVDFPVGLLTCVTGVSGSGKSTLVNDTLYAEVARQVHRAGTEPAAHDDILGIDYFDKVINVDQSPIGRTPRSNPATYTGLFTPIRDLMSETNTARERGYGPGRFSFNVAGGRCEACQGDGVVKVEMHFLPDVYVPCDICHGQRYNRETLEVLWKGKNISQILEMTVEDAHAFFKDVPSIARKLQTLLDVGLSYIRLGQSATTLSGGEAQRVKLAQELSKRDTGRTLYILDEPTTGLHFADIALLLKVLHQLRDAGNTIVVIEHNLDVIKTADWLIDMGPEGGSGGGQVVAVGTPEEVAANPASVTGRYLKPYLKKR, encoded by the coding sequence GTGTCCCTGAAGCCTGATTCGCCCTCTGAAATCCACGATGACAGCCTGTACCTGGGCCGCTCACTCGCGCAGACGCGAATTGCCATTCGCGGCGCACGCACGCACAACCTCAAGAATATCGACCTCGATATTCCGCGCAACCAGCTGGTTGTGATCACCGGCCTGTCGGGCTCGGGCAAGTCCAGCCTGGCCTTCGATACCTTGTACGCCGAAGGCCAGCGCCGTTATGTGGAGAGTCTCTCGGCCTATGCACGCCAGTTTCTGGGCCGCCTGGACAAACCCGATGTCGATCTGATCGAGGGCCTGTCCCCCGCCATTTCCATCGAGCAGAAGGCCACCAGCCACAACCCGCGCTCCACCGTGGGCACGGTGACCGAGATCAATGACTATCTGCGCCTGCTCTACGCGCGCGCCGGCACGCCGTTCTGCCCCGACCACAACCTGCCGCTGCAGGCCCAGACCATCAGCCAGATGGTGGACAGCGTGCTGCAGCTGCCCGAGGACACCAAGCTGATGATCCTCGGCCCTCTGGCGCGCGAGAAAAAGGGCGAGTTTGCCGAGCTGTTCGTGCAGCTGCAGGCCCAGGGCTATGTACGCTTTCGCATCGATGGGCAGATCTACGACGCCCAGTCCCTGCCCAAACTGGAAAAGAACGAGCGCCACAACATCGATGTGGTGATAGACCGCGTCAAGGTGCGCGAGGACATCAAGCAGCGCCTGGCCGAAAGCTTCGAGGCCGCCCTGCGTGCCGGCGGCGCCGATGCCGGCGGCCGCGTGATCGCCTTGGAGATGGACGCTGGCCGCGAGCATCTGTTCAGCGCCAAGTTCGCCTGCCCCCTCTGCGACTACTCCCTGCCCGAGCTGGAGCCACGCCTGTTCTCGTTCAACTCGCCCATGGGCGCCTGCCAGGCCTGCGATGGACTGGGCAATAGCGAAGCCTTCGACCCGGACCGGGTCGTGGCCTTCCCGACCTTGAGCTTGGCCAGCGGCGCGGTCAAGGGTTGGGACAAGCGCAACAACTACTACTTCTCCATGCTGGAGAGCGTGGCCAAACACTATGGCGTGAGCACCGAGACGGCATTCGAGGAGCTGCCCGAGAAGGTGCGCAACGTGATTCTCTGGGGCTCGGGCGACGAGTCCATGGAGTTCAACTATGTTTTCGAGAGCGGCCAGCGCAAGGGGGAGGCCTTTGTCAAGTCACATCCGTTCGAAGGCATCATTCCCAATATCCAGCGGCGCTTTCGCGAAACCGAATCCACCGTGGTGCGCGACGACCTGGCCAAGCTGCGCAGCATCCGCAAATGCCCCGAATGCGAAGGCACGCGCCTGCGCCGCGAAGCGCGTTTTGTACGCGTGGGCGAAGGCGAGCAGGCCCGCGCCATCTATGAGGTCAGCCATGCCACGCTGGCCGATGCGTTGCACTGGTTCAAGCAGCTGGACATGGCCGGGGCCAAGGCCGAGATCGCCAGCAAAATCGTGCGCGAGATTGCCTCGCGGCTGCTGTTCCTCAATGACGTGGGCCTGTCCTATCTGAGCCTGGATCGCAGCGCCGACACGCTCTCTGGCGGCGAGGCCCAGCGCATTCGCCTGGCTTCGCAGATCGGCTCGGGCCTGACGGGCGTGATGTATGTACTGGACGAGCCCTCCATCGGCCTGCACCAGCGCGACAACGACAAGCTGATTGCCACGCTGGAACATCTGCGCGATATCGGCAACAGCGTGATCGTGGTCGAGCACGACGAAGACATGATGCGCGCGGCCGACCAGATCATCGACATGGGCCCGGGCGCCGGCGTGCATGGCGGGCGCATCATGGCCCAGGGCAGCTATGAGGACATCAAGGCCAGCCCCGACTCGCCCACGGGCCGCTATCTGAGCGGTGCTCAAAGCATTCCCGTGCCCAAGCGCCGCACGCCCTGGTTGCCAAAATTGGCAGCCCCCCTGAGCGGCGATGCCGCTTCCCCCAAGGGGGACAATGCCTTCGCTGGGGCAGCCCATGCTACGGGGCGGCCCTTGCCTGGCGTTTCTGAGACGGGCCCGTTGCAGGCGCTGCGCGTGGAAGGCGCCAGCGGTCACAACCTGAAAAAAGTCACGGTGGACTTCCCCGTGGGCCTGCTCACCTGCGTGACCGGTGTCTCGGGCTCGGGCAAATCCACCCTGGTCAACGACACGCTATACGCCGAAGTGGCGCGCCAGGTGCACCGCGCGGGCACCGAGCCTGCCGCGCATGACGACATCCTGGGCATCGACTATTTCGACAAGGTCATCAACGTCGACCAGTCGCCCATAGGCCGCACGCCGCGCAGCAACCCTGCGACCTATACCGGTCTGTTCACACCGATCCGCGACCTGATGAGCGAAACCAACACCGCACGCGAGCGCGGCTATGGCCCGGGGCGCTTTTCGTTCAACGTGGCGGGCGGACGCTGCGAGGCCTGCCAGGGCGACGGCGTGGTCAAGGTGGAAATGCACTTTCTGCCCGATGTCTACGTGCCCTGCGACATCTGCCACGGCCAGCGCTACAACCGCGAAACGCTGGAAGTGCTGTGGAAGGGCAAGAACATCTCGCAGATTCTGGAGATGACGGTGGAAGACGCCCACGCCTTCTTCAAGGATGTGCCCAGCATTGCGCGCAAGCTGCAGACGCTGCTCGACGTGGGCCTGTCGTACATCCGCCTGGGCCAGAGCGCAACCACGCTCTCGGGCGGCGAGGCCCAGCGCGTCAAGCTCGCGCAGGAACTCTCCAAGCGCGACACCGGCCGCACGCTCTACATCCTCGACGAACCCACCACCGGCCTGCACTTTGCCGACATTGCCCTGCTTTTGAAAGTGCTGCACCAGCTACGCGATGCGGGCAACACCATCGTGGTGATCGAGCACAACCTCGACGTCATCAAGACCGCCGACTGGCTGATCGACATGGGCCCCGAAGGCGGCTCGGGCGGCGGTCAGGTCGTGGCCGTGGGCACACCCGAAGAGGTGGCGGCCAACCCGGCCAGCGTGACGGGGCGCTATCTCAAGCCCTACTTGAAGAAGCGTTGA
- a CDS encoding NAD(P)/FAD-dependent oxidoreductase, with amino-acid sequence MQVMDTAKTTPLDTPANPVWDFVIIGAGMAGASTAWQLAQSGGATPPSVLVLERESQPGYHTTGRSAALFEEHYGPAQVQALTRASRAFYDAPPTGFAEAAILTPRGVLYVGTAEQKELVDAAYAEALIHSPQAQRLDAAQLKDLVPCLNTEVLVDGFLDGGARDIDVHGLHQGFIRGLRQRGGDLWCNAEVEAITRVNDSWHIALPQGLSIRARTIINAAGAWVDQIAAMVGAAPIGIVPKRRSAFTFPAPAGMDTTHWPAIISADENWYIKPDAGQLLGSPANADPVPPHDVVPEELDIATGIYHIEEATTLQIRRPSHTWAGLRSFVADGELVIGWDASPTPVAGFFWVAAQGGYGIQSAAGYSLLARNLLLGEPLDTALAEQKVDVGTLSPARCQRSL; translated from the coding sequence ATGCAGGTCATGGATACCGCCAAGACCACCCCACTCGACACCCCGGCCAACCCCGTCTGGGACTTTGTCATCATCGGCGCCGGTATGGCCGGAGCCTCCACCGCCTGGCAACTGGCCCAAAGTGGCGGGGCGACGCCCCCTTCCGTGCTGGTGCTCGAGCGTGAATCCCAGCCTGGCTATCACACCACAGGCCGCTCGGCCGCGCTGTTTGAAGAGCACTATGGCCCGGCCCAGGTGCAGGCCCTGACCCGTGCCAGCCGCGCCTTCTACGATGCGCCGCCCACCGGTTTTGCCGAGGCCGCCATCCTCACCCCACGCGGCGTGCTGTATGTCGGTACCGCAGAACAAAAAGAGCTGGTCGATGCCGCCTATGCAGAGGCCCTCATTCACTCGCCCCAAGCCCAGCGCCTGGATGCTGCGCAGCTCAAGGACTTGGTGCCCTGTCTCAATACCGAGGTGCTGGTCGACGGCTTTCTCGATGGCGGCGCACGCGATATCGATGTGCACGGCCTGCACCAGGGCTTTATCCGCGGCCTGCGCCAGCGCGGCGGCGACCTGTGGTGCAACGCCGAAGTCGAGGCCATCACCCGCGTCAACGACAGCTGGCATATCGCCCTGCCCCAGGGACTGAGCATCCGGGCCAGGACCATCATCAATGCGGCCGGAGCATGGGTGGATCAGATCGCCGCCATGGTGGGTGCAGCGCCCATCGGCATCGTGCCCAAGCGCCGCAGCGCCTTCACCTTCCCGGCCCCCGCTGGCATGGACACCACGCACTGGCCCGCCATCATCAGCGCCGATGAAAACTGGTACATCAAGCCCGATGCGGGCCAGTTGCTGGGCTCACCAGCCAATGCAGACCCCGTGCCACCGCACGACGTGGTGCCCGAGGAGCTGGACATTGCCACCGGCATCTATCACATCGAGGAAGCCACCACGCTGCAAATCCGCCGTCCCTCGCACACCTGGGCAGGCCTGCGCTCGTTCGTGGCCGATGGCGAGCTGGTGATCGGCTGGGATGCCTCTCCCACACCCGTGGCCGGTTTCTTCTGGGTCGCGGCCCAGGGCGGTTACGGTATTCAAAGCGCGGCCGGCTACAGCCTGCTGGCCCGCAATCTGCTGCTGGGAGAGCCCCTGGACACGGCGCTGGCAGAGCAGAAGGTGGACGTGGGAACGCTATCGCCGGCCAGATGCCAGCGATCGCTATAA
- a CDS encoding DMT family transporter: MPSFTPKQLVLLVLLTIVWGLNWPVMKLGVQHFPPLSFRMVSMWIGLPILAIFVVSNGLPLTIPRSYWGQLAKLTLFNMVLWHCLIIIAIPTLSSGRAAILGYTMPIFSAVFGSLFFKDKLGARAWAGVGAAFAGVLLLLWHEVGALGSKPLGVMLMLIAAAGWAWGTQLLRRTEAPVPLMTLSLWMVAITTMVLTVLAFVFERKQWHMPDQTALAAIAFNGILVLGFAQAVWFYLARSLPPVASTLSVMMIPVLGVFVGAWWLGEVLHWQDWTAVCLMVVAIASVLWPSSQPGARASG; the protein is encoded by the coding sequence ATGCCTTCGTTCACGCCCAAACAGCTCGTTCTTCTTGTCCTGCTCACCATCGTCTGGGGTCTGAACTGGCCGGTGATGAAGCTCGGCGTGCAACATTTCCCTCCTTTGAGCTTCCGCATGGTCAGCATGTGGATCGGCCTGCCCATACTGGCCATCTTTGTGGTCAGCAATGGGCTGCCGCTAACCATTCCGCGCAGCTACTGGGGCCAACTGGCCAAGCTCACGCTGTTCAACATGGTGCTCTGGCACTGCCTGATCATCATCGCCATCCCCACGCTCTCCAGCGGGCGCGCGGCGATTCTGGGCTACACCATGCCCATCTTCTCTGCCGTGTTCGGCAGCCTGTTCTTCAAGGACAAGCTGGGCGCGCGCGCCTGGGCCGGCGTGGGCGCCGCTTTTGCCGGCGTCCTGCTGCTGCTGTGGCATGAAGTCGGCGCCTTGGGCAGCAAGCCCCTGGGCGTGATGTTGATGCTGATTGCGGCCGCCGGCTGGGCCTGGGGCACGCAGTTGCTGCGCCGCACCGAAGCCCCCGTTCCGCTGATGACACTGTCGCTGTGGATGGTGGCCATCACCACCATGGTGCTGACCGTGCTGGCCTTTGTTTTCGAGCGAAAACAATGGCATATGCCCGACCAGACTGCGCTGGCTGCTATCGCTTTCAATGGCATCCTGGTGCTGGGCTTTGCCCAGGCCGTGTGGTTCTATCTGGCTCGCAGCCTGCCGCCCGTGGCCTCCACGCTGAGCGTGATGATGATTCCGGTGCTCGGCGTGTTTGTGGGCGCCTGGTGGCTGGGCGAGGTCTTGCACTGGCAGGACTGGACCGCAGTCTGTCTAATGGTGGTGGCGATTGCTTCCGTGCTGTGGCCCAGCAGCCAGCCCGGAGCAAGGGCGTCCGGCTAG
- a CDS encoding LysR family transcriptional regulator: MQSKWLEDFLLLAQERSFTRAAELRHVTHPAFGRRIRALEAWAGTPLIESGGGPVRLTPAGEAFRDTAEQMVRTLAQSHDELQAVAGRQAHVITLATGRTLARTIVADWLALHGSVLQAAQMRVITRTLDETVVMLQRGEVSFALLYHHAAIAVRLDGRQFSHLTVMHDKLVPVARADADGKALFDLAQALHAGASPVPYLAFSHSMALGRLVEDHLASHPLMPRLRRCIDCDSADANYEYVLKGLGVAWMPWSMVQRDCQAGRLAIAGDGSLNVHFDVRLYRPKRHLGAAAEQFWGDITRS, translated from the coding sequence ATGCAAAGCAAATGGCTGGAAGACTTTCTGCTCCTGGCCCAGGAGCGCAGCTTTACCCGTGCGGCAGAGCTGCGCCATGTCACCCACCCGGCCTTTGGCCGCCGCATCCGGGCCCTGGAAGCCTGGGCGGGCACGCCGCTGATTGAATCAGGGGGCGGGCCGGTGCGGCTCACGCCAGCCGGTGAAGCCTTTCGCGACACCGCCGAGCAGATGGTGCGCACGCTGGCCCAGTCTCACGACGAGCTGCAGGCCGTGGCCGGGCGCCAGGCCCATGTGATCACGCTGGCCACGGGGCGCACCCTGGCGCGCACCATCGTGGCCGACTGGCTGGCACTGCACGGCAGCGTGCTGCAAGCGGCGCAGATGCGCGTCATCACCCGCACGCTCGATGAAACCGTGGTCATGCTGCAGCGCGGCGAGGTCAGCTTTGCCTTGCTCTACCACCATGCGGCCATTGCCGTGCGGCTCGATGGGCGGCAGTTCAGTCACCTGACGGTGATGCACGACAAGCTGGTACCCGTGGCGCGCGCCGATGCCGATGGCAAGGCCTTGTTCGATCTGGCCCAGGCCTTGCACGCCGGTGCCAGCCCTGTGCCCTATCTGGCGTTCTCGCACAGCATGGCGCTGGGGCGGCTGGTGGAAGACCATCTGGCCAGCCATCCGCTCATGCCCAGGCTGCGGCGCTGCATAGACTGCGACTCGGCGGACGCCAATTACGAGTACGTGCTCAAGGGCCTGGGGGTGGCCTGGATGCCATGGTCCATGGTGCAGCGCGACTGCCAGGCCGGGCGTCTGGCGATTGCCGGTGACGGCAGCCTGAACGTGCATTTCGACGTGCGCCTGTATCGGCCCAAACGCCATCTGGGTGCCGCGGCCGAGCAGTTCTGGGGTGATATCACCCGTTCCTGA